From Deltaproteobacteria bacterium, one genomic window encodes:
- a CDS encoding 3-deoxy-manno-octulosonate cytidylyltransferase: MKPVIIIPARYESSRFPGKPLVMIKGKTLLQHVWGQSVKALSPPQVYIATDDERIAAHCREKKMQFVMTPSSCATGTDRLYEAAKQLPADLYINVQGDEPLVRPDDILKVLRTAEKMPDRVVNAMCPIQTEEDFRSPSVPKVVATPEGRLLYMSRAAIPTDKKFSFRAAMKQVCIYAFSKSLLERFGRVKGKSPLEAIEDIEILRFLETGVEVQMVQVSSSSIAVDFPGDIVRVEKALHA, translated from the coding sequence ATGAAACCCGTCATCATCATCCCGGCCCGTTACGAATCTTCCCGCTTTCCCGGCAAACCGCTCGTGATGATCAAAGGGAAGACTCTTCTCCAGCATGTATGGGGTCAATCGGTAAAGGCGTTGTCTCCTCCTCAAGTTTATATTGCGACCGACGACGAACGGATTGCGGCCCACTGCCGCGAAAAAAAGATGCAGTTTGTGATGACCCCTTCTTCCTGCGCGACAGGGACCGATCGTCTGTATGAGGCAGCCAAACAGCTCCCCGCCGATCTCTATATTAATGTTCAGGGAGACGAACCGCTTGTTCGACCGGACGATATTCTGAAGGTCTTGCGGACCGCCGAAAAGATGCCGGATCGTGTCGTAAACGCGATGTGCCCAATTCAAACGGAGGAGGATTTTCGATCCCCCTCTGTGCCGAAGGTCGTGGCAACCCCCGAGGGAAGACTCCTTTATATGAGCCGGGCGGCGATCCCGACCGACAAGAAATTTTCCTTCCGGGCGGCGATGAAGCAGGTTTGTATCTATGCCTTTTCCAAATCTCTTCTGGAGAGATTCGGTCGGGTCAAGGGGAAGAGTCCCCTCGAGGCGATTGAGGATATCGAGATTCTGAGATTCCTGGAAACCGGTGTCGAGGTTCAGATGGTTCAGGTTTCATCCTCATCGATCGCCGTTGATTTTCCGGGGGATATTGTACGGGTGGAAAAGGCACTTCATGCTTGA
- a CDS encoding HAD family hydrolase encodes MDLTIYRSAIFDCDGVILDSNGMKSRAFRQALEGEEPELIDQFIRYHQENGGVSRTIKFRHFYQVMKEEKDFEKKAEATMRRYSELAKQGLLRCPEIPGIRKLLDHLYVQGASLFVVSGGDEEEVLSVFEARNLLRYFKKILGSPKTKNENMALLEKERLIHRPAVYFGDSAADLEAAEAFGLDFVFVASRSEWRDGRDKIAAKRLPAIEDFSNL; translated from the coding sequence ATGGATCTAACTATTTATCGCTCGGCAATTTTCGACTGCGACGGGGTGATTCTCGATTCCAACGGGATGAAGTCCCGTGCATTTCGTCAGGCGCTTGAAGGGGAGGAACCGGAGTTAATCGATCAGTTTATCCGTTACCATCAGGAAAATGGAGGAGTTTCACGCACCATCAAATTCCGCCATTTCTATCAAGTAATGAAAGAAGAAAAAGATTTTGAAAAAAAGGCGGAGGCAACGATGCGTCGTTATTCAGAACTCGCCAAACAGGGCCTTTTGAGGTGTCCGGAGATTCCGGGAATCCGGAAGCTGCTTGACCATCTTTACGTCCAAGGAGCCTCGCTATTTGTGGTTTCAGGCGGGGATGAAGAGGAGGTGCTCTCGGTTTTTGAGGCGCGTAATCTGCTCCGTTATTTCAAAAAAATTCTCGGGAGTCCAAAGACAAAAAACGAAAACATGGCCCTTCTGGAAAAAGAGAGGTTGATCCATCGGCCCGCAGTCTATTTTGGCGATTCAGCGGCCGACCTGGAGGCGGCCGAGGCGTTTGGGCTCGATTTTGTCTTTGTTGCCTCCCGATCCGAGTGGCGGGACGGCCGCGACAAAATAGCGGCGAAACGCCTACCGGCGATTGAGGATTTTTCAAACTTGTGA